One part of the Rhodococcus oxybenzonivorans genome encodes these proteins:
- a CDS encoding acyl-CoA dehydrogenase family protein — translation MTFSLALTPAQKDLVERTHSFAEDVIRPVAAEYDRKQEFPWDVLEKAAAEGFYSPLFYRDLIGDPTGLSLPLFMEELFWGCAGIGLAVVMPALALSSIGQAATPEQMLRWAPECFGQPGNLKLAALCISEPEGGSDVRNLRTTAKRDGDEWVIEGHKMWIGNGGIADVHVVNATVDPDLGHRGQALFVVPGGTPGIELVRKLDKLGCRASHTAELKFHQVRVPADHLLGGDDKLQSRMKKAREVQEQVATGAPRRKSATLGTFEQTRPMVAAQALGIARAALEYATEYANRREAFGGPIIDNQGISFPLAQLATEIDAARLLTWRASWMAAAGVEFRHGEGSMAKLAASEVAVKTTERALQTMGGWGYISDHPVEKWYRDAKLYTIFEGTSEIQRMVIGRALGAADGAPPLHFDQATEGTAFNRRFGRGTSVRTKAGEFAMSMKDRMPESAQRLAMRVLAPPKK, via the coding sequence ATGACGTTCAGTCTTGCTCTCACGCCAGCTCAGAAGGATCTCGTCGAGCGGACGCACAGTTTCGCCGAAGACGTGATCCGGCCGGTCGCCGCCGAGTACGACCGCAAGCAGGAGTTCCCGTGGGACGTCCTCGAGAAGGCGGCAGCAGAGGGGTTCTACAGTCCACTGTTCTACCGCGACCTGATCGGTGATCCGACGGGATTGTCGTTGCCGTTGTTCATGGAGGAACTGTTCTGGGGTTGTGCGGGAATAGGACTCGCGGTCGTGATGCCGGCCCTCGCCTTGTCGTCGATCGGCCAGGCCGCGACTCCGGAGCAGATGCTCCGGTGGGCGCCCGAATGCTTCGGGCAGCCGGGCAACCTGAAACTCGCAGCCCTGTGCATCTCGGAACCGGAGGGCGGAAGCGACGTGCGGAACTTGCGGACCACCGCGAAGCGGGACGGTGACGAATGGGTCATCGAAGGTCACAAGATGTGGATCGGGAACGGCGGCATCGCGGACGTGCACGTCGTCAATGCGACGGTCGACCCCGACCTCGGTCATCGCGGACAGGCGCTGTTCGTCGTGCCCGGCGGCACGCCGGGTATCGAGCTGGTGCGCAAACTCGACAAGCTCGGGTGCCGCGCGTCCCACACCGCCGAGCTGAAATTCCATCAGGTGCGGGTGCCGGCGGATCATCTCCTCGGCGGTGACGACAAGCTGCAGAGCCGCATGAAGAAGGCTCGAGAAGTGCAGGAGCAGGTTGCGACAGGTGCACCGCGCCGGAAGTCGGCGACACTCGGCACGTTCGAGCAGACACGTCCCATGGTTGCCGCGCAGGCGCTGGGAATCGCCAGGGCAGCACTCGAATACGCAACCGAGTACGCGAACCGTCGCGAAGCCTTCGGTGGTCCGATCATCGACAACCAAGGCATTTCGTTCCCGCTGGCCCAACTCGCCACCGAGATCGATGCGGCGCGGCTGCTGACGTGGCGGGCATCGTGGATGGCTGCGGCCGGCGTCGAGTTTCGGCACGGCGAGGGCTCGATGGCCAAGCTCGCGGCCTCGGAGGTCGCGGTGAAGACGACGGAACGCGCGCTGCAGACGATGGGCGGCTGGGGTTACATCAGCGACCACCCGGTGGAGAAGTGGTACCGGGATGCCAAGCTGTACACCATTTTCGAGGGCACCAGCGAGATTCAGCGGATGGTGATCGGGCGGGCACTGGGAGCAGCAGACGGCGCCCCTCCCCTACATTTCGATCAGGCGACCGAGGGAACCGCGTTCAATCGGCGCTTCGGCCGGGGAACGTCGGTGCGCACCAAGGCAGGCGAATTCGCGATGTCCATGAAGGATCGGATGCCCGAGTCGGCGCAGCGACTGGCGATGCGCGTACTGGCGCCGCCGAAAAAGTGA
- a CDS encoding fumarate hydratase, which yields MADFLYEDLLPIGDDPTEYRLLTTEGVSTVEGPDGRTFLSVEPEALRLLTETALHDISHYLRSDHLTQLASILDDPEASGNDKFVALDLLKNANISAAGVLPMCQDTGTAIVMGKRGQHVLTPGDDEKAIARGVYDAYTRLNLRYSQNAPITMWEEKNTGSNLPAQIELYADTAAGHENSYKFLYMAKGGGSANKSYLFQETKAILNPDGMMRFLEEKIRALGTAACPPYHLAIVVGGTSAEFALKTAKYASAHYLDELPNEGAITGRGFRDLDLEEKVLELTRQIGIGAQFGGKYFCHDVRVIRLPRHGASLPVALAVSCSADRQAKAKITPEGVFLEQLEFNPGRFLPEVTDAQLDAETDGVSGTGKGAAVKIDLTRPMPEILAELSKHPVKTRLSLTGPLVVARDIAHAKIKERLDAGEDMPQYLKDHPVYYAGPAKTPDGMASGSFGPTTAGRMDSYVEQFQAAGGSMVMLAKGNRSKQVTDACKSYGGFYLGSIGGPAARLALDCIKKVEIVEYEELGMEAVWKIEVEDFPAFIVVDDKGEDFFAGVSTPTLTIGKRPGL from the coding sequence ATGGCCGACTTCCTCTACGAGGACTTGCTGCCGATCGGTGACGACCCCACCGAATATCGGTTGCTGACCACCGAGGGGGTGTCGACCGTCGAAGGACCGGACGGCCGCACCTTCCTGTCCGTCGAGCCCGAGGCCCTTCGCCTCCTCACCGAGACCGCTCTCCATGACATCTCGCATTACCTGCGCAGCGACCACCTGACGCAGCTGGCGAGCATCCTGGACGACCCGGAAGCCTCCGGCAACGACAAGTTCGTTGCCCTGGACCTGCTCAAGAACGCGAACATCTCCGCGGCGGGCGTCCTCCCGATGTGCCAGGACACCGGCACGGCGATCGTCATGGGCAAGCGCGGTCAGCACGTCCTCACCCCGGGTGACGACGAGAAGGCCATCGCGCGGGGTGTGTACGACGCGTACACCAGGCTGAATCTGCGCTACTCACAGAACGCTCCGATCACCATGTGGGAGGAGAAGAACACGGGAAGCAACCTTCCCGCGCAGATCGAGCTGTACGCCGACACCGCGGCAGGTCACGAGAACTCCTACAAGTTCCTGTACATGGCCAAGGGCGGCGGCAGCGCCAACAAGTCGTATCTGTTTCAGGAGACCAAGGCCATCCTGAACCCGGACGGCATGATGCGGTTCCTCGAGGAGAAGATCCGAGCGCTCGGCACCGCCGCCTGCCCGCCGTATCACCTCGCGATCGTCGTCGGCGGTACCTCGGCCGAGTTCGCGCTGAAGACCGCGAAGTACGCGTCCGCGCACTACCTCGACGAGCTTCCGAACGAGGGTGCGATCACCGGTCGCGGCTTCCGGGACCTCGACCTCGAGGAGAAGGTCCTCGAGCTGACCCGCCAGATCGGTATCGGTGCACAGTTCGGCGGGAAGTACTTCTGCCACGACGTCCGCGTCATCCGCCTTCCGCGGCACGGTGCGTCGCTGCCTGTCGCACTCGCCGTGTCCTGCTCCGCCGACCGCCAGGCGAAGGCGAAGATCACCCCCGAGGGCGTCTTCCTCGAGCAGCTCGAATTCAATCCCGGCCGGTTCCTCCCCGAGGTCACCGACGCCCAGCTCGACGCCGAGACCGACGGTGTGTCCGGCACCGGCAAGGGTGCCGCAGTGAAGATCGACCTCACCAGGCCGATGCCGGAGATCCTTGCCGAGCTGTCGAAGCACCCGGTGAAGACCCGCTTGTCGCTCACCGGCCCGCTCGTCGTCGCCCGCGACATCGCGCACGCCAAGATCAAGGAGCGACTCGACGCCGGCGAGGACATGCCGCAGTACCTCAAGGACCACCCGGTGTACTACGCCGGCCCTGCCAAGACCCCCGACGGCATGGCGTCCGGTTCCTTCGGACCCACCACCGCCGGTCGCATGGACTCCTACGTCGAGCAGTTCCAGGCGGCGGGCGGCTCGATGGTCATGCTCGCGAAGGGCAACCGCTCCAAGCAGGTCACCGATGCATGCAAGAGCTACGGCGGCTTCTACCTCGGGTCGATCGGCGGTCCCGCAGCGCGTCTGGCCCTCGACTGCATCAAGAAGGTCGAGATAGTCGAGTACGAAGAGCTCGGCATGGAAGCGGTGTGGAAGATCGAGGTGGAGGACTTCCCCGCGTTCATCGTCGTCGACGACAAGGGCGAGGATTTCTTCGCCGGTGTCTCGACTCCCACCCTCACCATCGGCAAGCGCCCGGGGCTCTAG
- a CDS encoding mismatch-specific DNA-glycosylase → MRFTRAELESYRGAEVPDLIGPGCRLLFVGINPGLWTAATGAHFARPGNRFYPALLAAGIIDRPIDPTAGMSDADRDHLIERGVGITNMAVRATAKADELTADELAVGAERLRAVVRGTRPHVVAVAGITAYRTAFRERAAKKGRQPGDLDGAALWLVPNPSGLNAHETVTTLAASYREAAIEAGIVKV, encoded by the coding sequence GTGAGATTCACGCGTGCCGAGCTCGAGTCGTACCGCGGCGCAGAAGTTCCGGACCTGATCGGACCCGGATGCCGGTTGCTTTTCGTCGGTATCAACCCGGGACTGTGGACCGCCGCCACCGGGGCGCACTTCGCGAGACCGGGTAACCGGTTCTACCCGGCTCTGCTGGCCGCCGGAATCATCGACCGGCCTATCGACCCCACCGCCGGGATGTCGGACGCCGACCGGGACCACCTGATCGAGCGGGGAGTCGGCATCACCAATATGGCGGTGCGCGCCACCGCCAAGGCCGACGAGCTGACTGCCGACGAGTTGGCGGTCGGCGCCGAGCGACTTCGCGCGGTGGTGCGCGGCACCCGCCCGCACGTCGTAGCGGTTGCCGGAATCACGGCGTACCGGACGGCGTTCCGCGAGCGTGCGGCGAAGAAGGGAAGGCAGCCGGGTGATCTGGACGGGGCTGCCCTGTGGCTGGTGCCCAATCCGAGTGGGCTCAACGCGCACGAAACCGTCACTACTCTCGCCGCGTCGTATCGGGAGGCCGCGATCGAGGCAGGCATCGTGAAGGTCTGA
- a CDS encoding NAD-dependent epimerase/dehydratase family protein yields MRVLVTGGTGFIGAWSAKAVVDAGHHVRFLVRNPARLESSAAKLGLDTSDHVVGDITDPDSVRRGLDGCNAVVHAAAVVAVDPRRADEMKQTNLAGARNVLGTAIDVGCDPVVYVSSIAALFQPGVDLLSPDLPVCGPSDAYGQSKARVEEYARDLQAGGAPIAITYPGMVIGPPAGDQFGEAAQGVEAAVRLRFLPGRSAAWTMVDVRDVAAAHAALLEPGHGPRRFMLGGPRVPISAVADMLASVTGRRMGVLPVPDSALRLVGRVVDVVDRFVPFDTPVSEAAMEYYTRMPDTDDRPSEVELGVEYRDSSETLADTVAGLMGAGRL; encoded by the coding sequence TTGCGAGTTCTGGTCACGGGGGGAACAGGATTCATCGGGGCATGGAGCGCGAAGGCGGTGGTGGACGCGGGTCACCACGTGCGTTTCCTCGTCCGGAATCCTGCTCGACTCGAGAGCAGCGCGGCGAAGCTCGGTCTCGACACCTCGGATCACGTGGTCGGAGACATCACCGACCCGGATTCGGTGCGGCGTGGGTTGGACGGCTGCAACGCGGTGGTCCACGCCGCCGCCGTCGTCGCGGTCGACCCTCGCCGGGCCGACGAGATGAAGCAGACCAACCTCGCCGGTGCCCGGAACGTGCTCGGAACGGCGATCGACGTGGGCTGCGATCCGGTTGTCTATGTCTCGAGTATCGCCGCACTGTTCCAGCCCGGCGTCGACCTGCTCTCTCCGGACCTGCCCGTGTGCGGTCCCTCGGACGCCTATGGGCAGAGCAAGGCCCGAGTGGAGGAGTATGCCCGTGACCTGCAGGCGGGCGGTGCGCCGATCGCCATCACCTACCCGGGGATGGTGATCGGCCCGCCCGCGGGCGACCAGTTCGGTGAGGCGGCGCAAGGAGTCGAGGCCGCCGTCCGACTGCGGTTTCTGCCCGGGCGGAGTGCGGCGTGGACGATGGTCGACGTGCGGGACGTGGCGGCAGCACACGCCGCCCTGCTCGAGCCGGGGCACGGCCCCCGACGGTTCATGCTCGGCGGTCCCCGGGTCCCGATCAGCGCAGTGGCAGACATGCTCGCCTCCGTCACCGGACGGCGGATGGGTGTCCTGCCGGTTCCCGACAGCGCGCTGCGGCTCGTCGGACGCGTCGTCGATGTGGTCGACCGATTCGTTCCCTTCGACACGCCGGTGTCCGAAGCGGCGATGGAGTACTACACGCGGATGCCGGACACTGACGACCGGCCCAGTGAGGTGGAACTCGGTGTCGAGTACCGCGATTCGTCGGAGACGCTCGCCGACACCGTTGCGGGTCTCATGGGTGCCGGGCGACTGTGA
- a CDS encoding CPBP family intramembrane glutamic endopeptidase, which yields MTSPAGCVTAVEPGSGDERAGKPVLHAYLDIAIVVIVLAATNLIAHFTTVWASIATVPVSAVVLLVLTRRRGLGWAELGLSPRHLRRGSVYALAAMAIVIGVVAIGAALPITRPFFMADRYATLSGALIASMIVIPLQTVIPEELAFRGVLHGTLERVYGARGVFAAGSLLFGLWHIASSLGLTSGNKGLSGVLGGGLLGQILGVLAAVVATAAAGVVFTWLRRRSGSLIAPIALHWSLNGAGALAAAIVWQTTMA from the coding sequence ATGACCTCACCAGCTGGCTGTGTGACTGCCGTCGAACCCGGATCCGGCGACGAGCGCGCGGGCAAACCTGTGCTGCACGCCTACCTCGACATCGCGATCGTGGTGATCGTCCTCGCGGCCACCAACCTGATCGCGCACTTCACCACCGTGTGGGCGAGTATCGCGACCGTTCCCGTCTCCGCCGTTGTCCTCCTCGTTCTCACGCGTCGCCGGGGGCTCGGCTGGGCCGAACTCGGACTCTCACCCCGCCACTTGCGGCGTGGTTCGGTGTACGCCCTGGCCGCGATGGCCATCGTCATCGGTGTCGTGGCGATCGGCGCAGCGCTACCCATCACTCGCCCGTTCTTCATGGCCGACCGGTACGCCACCCTCTCCGGGGCACTCATCGCCTCGATGATCGTGATCCCGTTGCAGACCGTCATCCCGGAAGAACTTGCGTTCCGCGGTGTCCTCCACGGAACGTTGGAGCGCGTCTACGGTGCGCGCGGAGTCTTCGCGGCAGGGTCGCTTCTGTTCGGCCTCTGGCACATCGCGTCTTCGCTCGGGTTGACGTCGGGGAACAAGGGACTGTCAGGGGTCCTCGGCGGTGGGCTGCTCGGTCAGATACTCGGCGTTCTCGCCGCGGTCGTGGCCACCGCCGCGGCGGGCGTCGTCTTCACGTGGTTGCGCCGCCGAAGCGGTAGCCTCATCGCGCCCATTGCGCTGCACTGGTCGTTGAACGGCGCAGGCGCGCTTGCGGCCGCCATCGTGTGGCAGACGACGATGGCCTGA
- a CDS encoding SDR family oxidoreductase: protein MEKPLTGKVALVAGGTRGAGRGIAVQLGAAGATVYVTGRTTRTQPSEMNRPETIEETAELVDDAGGRGIAVRVDHLVPDEVRALVDRIRDEQGALHVLVNDIWGATTMEWDKTVWESSLDIGLHYLRHGVETHAVTSHFALPLLIESPGGLVVEVTDGTDQYNSAHYRVSFFYDLAKASVNRMAFALAHELPPHRSTAVSLTPGWLRSEMMLEAFGVTEANWRDATERVPHFAISESPAFVGRAVAALAQDPDVSRWNGQSLSSGQLAKVYDFDDLDGSRPDCWRYMDEVQDAGMPADVTGYR from the coding sequence ATGGAGAAGCCGTTGACGGGCAAGGTTGCCCTGGTGGCCGGAGGGACCAGGGGAGCGGGCCGTGGAATTGCTGTGCAATTGGGTGCCGCGGGAGCCACCGTCTACGTCACCGGGCGTACTACCCGCACCCAGCCGTCCGAGATGAACCGGCCGGAGACGATCGAGGAGACCGCCGAACTCGTCGACGACGCAGGTGGACGCGGCATCGCTGTCCGGGTCGATCACTTGGTACCCGACGAGGTGCGTGCCCTCGTCGACCGCATCCGCGACGAACAAGGAGCCCTGCACGTGCTCGTCAACGACATCTGGGGCGCCACCACCATGGAGTGGGACAAGACGGTCTGGGAGTCTTCCCTCGACATCGGCCTCCACTATCTGCGACACGGCGTGGAAACTCACGCGGTTACCAGTCACTTCGCTCTTCCGCTGCTGATCGAGAGTCCGGGCGGGCTGGTGGTCGAGGTCACCGACGGAACCGACCAGTACAACTCCGCCCACTACCGGGTGTCCTTCTTCTACGACCTGGCGAAAGCCTCGGTGAACAGAATGGCGTTCGCGCTGGCGCACGAGCTCCCGCCCCACAGGTCGACGGCGGTGTCGCTCACGCCGGGATGGTTGCGTTCGGAGATGATGCTCGAGGCGTTCGGTGTCACCGAGGCGAACTGGCGTGACGCCACCGAGCGTGTCCCGCATTTCGCGATCTCCGAGAGTCCCGCCTTCGTCGGACGGGCGGTGGCAGCGCTCGCCCAGGATCCGGACGTATCGAGGTGGAATGGGCAGTCGTTGTCCAGCGGCCAACTGGCGAAGGTGTACGACTTCGACGACCTCGACGGTAGTCGGCCCGACTGCTGGCGATACATGGACGAAGTACAGGACGCCGGCATGCCCGCCGACGTCACCGGATACCGGTGA
- a CDS encoding lipase family alpha/beta hydrolase, with amino-acid sequence MIQSELRRRSEIQALARLALDEIGGAADGIGSMHRAIANRIFAGIRAGLGPSVQPVRLLHDALSDAIYTAVASSARLGGALAGQLLDLPTSDNVPPSQTKAGAQVIAIISGLIGDALEMEGSPLAEPMAVRVDGAAIPLDSGALATAFPEASPRIVVFLHGLVETESAWTLGGRPTYGERLETDAGFTALQIRYNSGRHISDNGKSLSGLLDTLTARWPVEIESIALVGHSMGGLIARSACYAAAQDDRPWVQQVRQVVSLGSPHLGAPLEQAVHYVSAALAALPETRAVSGLLRRRSAGIRDLNQGSLVDEDWRDRDPDALRAAACNEVPLLEGVMYFFVSATITRSPRHPLGRLLGDGMVLVPSASGRNRTRMIGFREEDGMHLAPANHFTMLNHESVYEKLLGWLTSATPESAGKPPNPPADSGRHELES; translated from the coding sequence CAGACGGCATCGGGTCCATGCACCGCGCCATCGCGAACCGCATCTTTGCCGGCATCCGCGCAGGCCTCGGGCCTTCGGTGCAACCAGTGCGATTGCTCCACGACGCTCTCTCCGACGCGATCTACACCGCCGTCGCGAGCAGCGCCCGCCTCGGCGGCGCTCTGGCCGGACAACTGCTCGACCTTCCGACTTCCGACAACGTCCCGCCGTCGCAGACCAAAGCCGGCGCTCAGGTGATCGCCATCATCTCAGGCCTGATCGGCGACGCACTGGAAATGGAGGGCTCCCCCCTCGCGGAACCGATGGCGGTTCGTGTCGACGGGGCCGCGATCCCCCTGGACAGCGGCGCGCTGGCAACAGCGTTTCCCGAGGCGAGCCCACGTATCGTCGTCTTCCTCCATGGCCTCGTGGAAACCGAGAGTGCGTGGACGCTCGGCGGAAGACCGACCTACGGCGAACGCCTCGAAACCGATGCCGGGTTCACGGCGCTGCAGATCCGGTACAACTCAGGACGCCACATCTCGGACAACGGAAAGTCCCTGTCCGGACTTCTCGACACGCTGACTGCGCGGTGGCCGGTCGAGATCGAGTCGATTGCCCTGGTCGGGCATTCGATGGGCGGACTGATCGCTCGTAGCGCCTGCTACGCGGCCGCCCAGGACGATCGACCGTGGGTACAGCAGGTACGGCAGGTCGTGAGCCTCGGATCCCCACACCTCGGGGCGCCGCTCGAGCAGGCGGTGCACTACGTGAGCGCAGCGTTGGCGGCACTGCCCGAGACGCGGGCGGTATCCGGACTGCTCCGTCGGCGGAGCGCGGGTATCCGCGACCTCAATCAGGGGTCGCTGGTCGACGAGGACTGGCGCGACCGCGACCCGGACGCGCTACGTGCGGCTGCCTGCAACGAGGTGCCCCTGCTCGAGGGCGTGATGTACTTCTTCGTCTCCGCCACCATCACGCGAAGTCCCAGGCATCCCCTGGGACGTCTGCTCGGTGACGGCATGGTTCTCGTGCCGAGCGCATCGGGCCGCAATAGAACTCGGATGATCGGGTTCCGCGAGGAGGACGGGATGCACCTGGCCCCCGCTAACCATTTCACGATGCTCAACCACGAGTCGGTGTACGAGAAACTTCTCGGCTGGCTGACGTCCGCGACACCGGAGTCGGCCGGGAAGCCCCCGAACCCCCCGGCCGACTCTGGTCGTCACGAACTGGAGTCGTGA
- the htpG gene encoding molecular chaperone HtpG — translation MESGAPRREQLEFQAEARQLLDLMVHSIYSNKDSFLRELISNASDALDKLRLEAYRNKDLDVDTSDLHIEIETDKDARTLTIRDNGIGMSHDEVIDLIGTLAKSGTAELRSKLREARDAAASEELIGQFGIGFYSSFMVADKVTLVTRKAGESSATRWESAGEATYTIETLDEAPQGTSVTLHLKPEDTEDHLHDYTSEWKIKELVKRYSDFIAWPIRMQVERKTPPAEEGGEEQVTISDETINSMKALWARSKDEVSEDEYKEFYKHVAHAWDDPLEVIPMKAEGTFEYQALLFIPTHAPFDLFMRDAKVGVQLYVKRVFIMDDCDQLMPEYLRFVKGVVDAQDLSLNVSREILQQDRQIRAIRRRLTKKVLSTIKDIKNERPEEYRTFWNEFGRAIKEGLLSDTDNRETLLSISSFASTHSDEELTSLEDYVARMKEGQEQIYYATGESRQLLESSPHMEAFRAKGIEVLLLTDPVDEMWVGAVPEFDGKSFQSIAKGEVDLDTEDDKKAHESEREEKEKDFADLLTWMTEALDEHVKQVRLSTRLTTSPACMVGDAFSMSPALERMYRASGQPVPTSKRILELNPEHPLVTALRTAHAERSEDQGLKEMAEILYGMALLAEGGELDDPAHFTSLLANRLAGTV, via the coding sequence GTGGAGAGCGGCGCACCGCGCCGCGAGCAGCTCGAGTTCCAGGCGGAGGCTCGTCAGCTGCTCGACCTCATGGTCCACTCGATCTACTCCAACAAGGACTCGTTCCTGCGCGAGCTGATCTCCAATGCGTCCGACGCGTTGGACAAACTCCGGCTCGAGGCCTACCGCAACAAGGACCTCGACGTCGACACCTCCGATCTGCACATCGAGATCGAAACGGACAAAGACGCGCGCACACTCACCATCCGCGACAACGGCATCGGTATGTCGCACGATGAGGTGATCGACCTCATCGGCACGCTCGCCAAGTCCGGCACCGCGGAACTGCGCAGCAAGTTGCGTGAGGCGCGGGACGCCGCCGCCTCCGAAGAGTTGATCGGCCAGTTCGGCATCGGGTTCTATTCCTCGTTCATGGTCGCCGACAAGGTCACGCTGGTGACCCGGAAGGCGGGGGAGAGTTCGGCGACGCGTTGGGAGTCCGCCGGCGAGGCCACCTACACGATCGAAACGCTCGACGAGGCACCGCAGGGCACCTCCGTCACGCTGCACCTCAAGCCTGAGGACACCGAGGATCACCTCCACGACTACACGTCGGAATGGAAGATCAAGGAACTCGTCAAGCGCTATTCCGACTTCATCGCGTGGCCGATCCGGATGCAGGTGGAGCGCAAGACCCCGCCCGCCGAGGAAGGCGGTGAGGAACAGGTCACCATCTCGGACGAGACGATCAACTCCATGAAGGCCCTGTGGGCCCGCTCGAAGGACGAGGTCTCCGAGGACGAGTACAAGGAGTTCTACAAGCACGTCGCCCACGCCTGGGACGATCCCCTCGAAGTCATTCCCATGAAGGCGGAGGGCACGTTCGAGTACCAGGCGCTGCTGTTCATCCCCACCCACGCACCGTTCGACCTGTTCATGCGGGACGCCAAGGTCGGTGTGCAGCTTTATGTCAAGCGCGTCTTCATCATGGACGACTGCGACCAGCTCATGCCGGAGTACCTGCGCTTCGTCAAGGGTGTCGTGGACGCCCAGGACTTGTCGCTCAACGTCTCTCGCGAGATCCTCCAGCAGGACAGGCAGATTCGGGCCATCCGCCGTCGGCTCACGAAGAAGGTGCTGTCGACGATCAAAGACATCAAGAACGAGCGCCCCGAGGAGTACCGCACCTTCTGGAACGAATTCGGCCGGGCGATCAAGGAAGGCCTGCTGTCCGACACCGACAACCGTGAGACGTTGCTGTCCATCTCGTCTTTCGCGTCGACCCACAGCGACGAAGAGTTGACGTCGCTCGAGGATTACGTAGCTCGGATGAAGGAAGGTCAGGAGCAGATCTACTACGCGACCGGCGAGTCGCGCCAGCTGCTCGAAAGTTCGCCCCACATGGAAGCCTTCCGTGCAAAAGGCATCGAGGTGCTGCTGCTCACCGACCCCGTCGACGAAATGTGGGTAGGCGCGGTTCCGGAGTTCGATGGCAAGTCGTTCCAGTCGATCGCCAAGGGAGAAGTCGATCTCGACACCGAGGACGACAAGAAGGCTCACGAGTCCGAGCGGGAGGAGAAGGAAAAGGACTTCGCCGATCTGCTCACCTGGATGACCGAAGCTCTCGATGAGCATGTCAAGCAGGTGCGGTTGTCGACGCGACTGACCACCTCTCCGGCCTGCATGGTCGGCGATGCTTTCAGCATGTCACCGGCGCTCGAACGCATGTATCGCGCCTCCGGGCAGCCGGTGCCGACCAGCAAGCGCATTCTCGAGCTGAATCCGGAGCACCCGCTGGTGACGGCTCTGCGGACGGCGCACGCCGAACGTAGCGAAGATCAAGGCCTGAAGGAGATGGCCGAAATCCTCTACGGGATGGCGTTGTTGGCGGAGGGCGGCGAACTCGACGATCCCGCGCACTTCACGAGTCTCCTCGCCAATCGCCTCGCCGGGACGGTGTAA
- a CDS encoding NAD-dependent epimerase/dehydratase family protein produces the protein MGITVAVTGPTGEIGLAAVAALENDPTVDRILGMARRPFDPGERGWNKTEYRQGDILDRAAVERFVGEADVVVHLAFLIMGSRADSNRINLTGTRNVFEAAVAAARPTRLVYTSSVAAYGYHPDNPTPLTEDVPTRGSRQHYYSEQKAELETVLAEITDGNGLEVFVLRPCIVAGPNATALADAMPWRQLADRLPGFVTKVVGALPLPRPLFPDPGIPLQLVHHDDVAAAIDAAVTTDAPPGAYNIAGDGTVSLSEVATALGARPVRIPLAVAQATSAALEWLPGVPAIVEWLHTGRTSVVMDTSKAKKNLGWQPRYSSAETLSALASARAPFR, from the coding sequence ATGGGCATCACCGTTGCTGTCACCGGCCCCACCGGCGAGATCGGCCTCGCCGCAGTTGCCGCGCTCGAGAACGACCCCACCGTCGACCGGATCCTCGGCATGGCGCGACGGCCGTTCGACCCAGGCGAGCGCGGATGGAACAAGACGGAATATCGGCAAGGTGACATCCTCGACCGCGCCGCGGTCGAACGATTCGTCGGTGAAGCCGATGTGGTTGTTCACCTCGCATTCCTCATCATGGGATCGCGAGCCGACAGCAACCGGATCAACCTCACCGGAACGCGAAACGTCTTCGAAGCCGCTGTCGCGGCCGCCCGCCCCACTCGGTTGGTGTATACCTCCTCGGTGGCGGCCTACGGGTATCATCCCGACAATCCGACCCCGCTCACCGAGGACGTGCCCACCCGAGGATCCCGGCAGCACTACTACTCGGAACAGAAGGCCGAACTCGAGACGGTGCTGGCAGAGATCACCGACGGCAACGGGCTCGAGGTGTTCGTGCTCCGGCCGTGCATCGTCGCCGGACCGAACGCCACCGCGCTGGCCGACGCCATGCCGTGGCGTCAGCTCGCCGATCGCCTGCCCGGATTCGTGACGAAGGTCGTCGGTGCGCTGCCCCTTCCGCGCCCGCTCTTTCCCGACCCCGGCATCCCGCTGCAACTGGTCCACCACGACGACGTGGCCGCGGCGATCGACGCGGCGGTCACCACGGACGCACCGCCCGGCGCCTACAACATCGCCGGAGACGGAACCGTGTCGCTGTCCGAGGTGGCGACAGCGTTGGGTGCGAGGCCTGTCCGAATCCCCTTGGCCGTCGCACAGGCCACCTCGGCAGCCCTCGAATGGCTCCCGGGGGTACCGGCAATAGTGGAATGGCTGCACACCGGGCGTACGTCCGTGGTGATGGACACCTCGAAGGCGAAGAAGAACCTCGGCTGGCAGCCCCGCTACAGCAGCGCCGAAACGCTGAGTGCCCTGGCTTCCGCCCGTGCGCCTTTTCGGTAG